Proteins encoded within one genomic window of Chrysemys picta bellii isolate R12L10 chromosome 6, ASM1138683v2, whole genome shotgun sequence:
- the F2RL1 gene encoding proteinase-activated receptor 2, with protein sequence MGARRCLQLLLLCAALVTASASVGSQSNRTKGRSFIGQKVETKNTSVKSYTVDDFAAKILTGKLTTVFLPVVYITVFLIGLPSNAMALWVFFFRTKKKHPAVIYMVNLALADLLFVFWFPLKIAYHINGNNWIYGEGLCKVLVGFFYGNMYCSILFMTCLSVQRYWVIVNPILHSRKKSELALKVSIAIWILIFLSTIPLYLVDQTAYISNLNITTCHDVLPQGVLARDMFNYFLSLAIGVFLFPAVLTAVAYILMIKTLNASITDVNIGKKRKRAIKLIIAVLSIYLICFIPSNILLVVHYSLIRDYGQSHVYAPYITALCLSTLNSGIDPFIYYFVSKDFRDNLKNAFLCRSVRTAKRMQVSLSSSRYPKKSNSYSSSSNTTKTTY encoded by the exons ATGGGTGCGCGCCgctgcctgcagctgctgctcctgtgCGCGGCGCTTGTGACCGCGTCCGCCTCAG TGGGAAGTCAGTCCAACCGTACAAAAGGAAGAAGTTTTATTGGCCAAAAGGTTGAAACCAAAAATACCTCTGTAAAATCATATACTGTGGATGACTTTGCTGCAAAAATCCTTACTGGAAAACTGACTACAGTTTTCCTTCCTGTAGTCTACATCACTGTGTTTCTTATTGGTTTACCAAGCAATGCCATGGCTTTATGGGTCTTTTTCTTCAGAACAAAAAAGAAACATCCAGCTGTGATTTATATGGTTAACCTGGCACTAGCAGATCTTCTGTTTGTCTTCTGGTTCCCTCTGAAGATTGCATACCATATAAATGGCAACAACTGGATCTATGGTGAAGGACTTTGCAAAGTACTCGTTGGAtttttttatggaaatatgtacTGCTCCATTCTTTTTATGACATGTCTCAGTGTGCAAAGGTACTGGGTCATAGTGAACCCCATACTACACTCAAGAAAGAAGTCTGAACTGGCACTAAAAGTTTCAATTGCCATATGGATACTGATTTTCTTGAGCACCATTCCATTGTACCTTGTTGATCAAACTGCATATATTTCAAATCTTAATATCACTACTTGTCACGATGTGTTGCCCCAGGGTGTATTGGCCCGTGACATGTTTAATTATTTCCTTTCTCTAGCAATTGGAGTCTTCTTATTCCCAGCTGTTCTCACGGCTGTTGCCTACATCCTAATGATTAAGACTTTGAATGCCTCCATTACAGATGTAAACATTGGAAAGAAACGGAAAAGAGCAATCAAGCTCATTATTGCAGTACTATCCATATATCTTATCTGTTTTATACCTAGTAATATTCTACTTGTAGTGCACTATTCTCTGATCAGGGACTATGGCCAAAGTCACGTGTATGCCCCATATATAACAGCGTTGTGTCTTTCCACTCTGAACAGTGGCATTGATCCATTCATCTattattttgtttcaaaagaCTTCAGAGACAACCTTAAAAATGCTTTCCTTTGCCGAAGTGTGCGAACTGCGAAGAGGATGCAAGTCTCTCTTTCATCAAGTAGATACCCTAAGAAATCCAACTCTTATTCTTCCAGTTCAAACACAACTAAGACAACTTACTAA